In a genomic window of Styela clava chromosome 11, kaStyClav1.hap1.2, whole genome shotgun sequence:
- the LOC120347745 gene encoding plasminogen-like has product MKIALGLLVCMFGFAMGLDGDCRVPSVCGDQQGWTDLSAIISKKELQIAVLEEKVIELENRMEATGCVVGKGIKYRGIVAMTESGKACQRWDKQAPHEHSRTKANYPNSGLNANFCRNPDGEARPWCYTMDSEERWEYCEIPIC; this is encoded by the exons ATGAAGATAGCATTAGGACTGCTCGTCTGTATGTTTGGATTTGCTATGG GGCTTGACGGTGATTGCCGTGTACCATCAGTATGTGGAGATCAGCAAGGTTGGACTGATTTATCGgcaatcatttcaaaaaaagAA CTGCAAATCGCAGTTCTAGAAGAGAAGGTGATCGAACTCGAAAACAGGATGGAAGCAACTG GATGTGTCGTTGGCAAAGGCATAAAATACAGAGGAATAGTTGCAATGACTGAAAGTGGAAAAGCCTGTCAGAGATGGGACAAACAAGCTCCACACGAACATTCCAG AACAAAAGCCAACTACCCTAATTCAGGACTGAATGCAAACTTTTGTCGTAATCCAGACGGCGAGGCCAGACCATGGTGCTACACTATGGATTCAGAAGAGAGATGGGAGTATTGCGAGATACCAATTT gttAA